From the Moorena sp. SIOASIH genome, the window GAAAGATGAAGCAGGTACCCATGGAGAGTTTTGTTCAATTTCCCCTAATATTGCTGCCTATCGCACCTGGAGTGACCAACCTCTATTTGCTTGGGAAGGAAGTGTTAATATCATTCAAGTTCGTTCCTCTCGCTATGGAAAAGCCTTATGGTCTTATCAGGTAAACGATAATCAGAGTAGTGTTATTTACAATGCTGATGGTAAAGGTCAGCCACTTCAACGAGGTAAAGAATATTATTACTGGGTAGAGTATAACACAACTGATAATAATGGACAACTAATTACAGATACCGAAACTATTCCCTTTCAAGTTATGGGTGGTAAAGCGTATCGGATTATCCAAGCTGAATTGCCAGCTGAGCATAAAACTGCTGAGCTGGCGAGTTACTTTGCTGATCACGATCTTTTCCTAGATGTGGTACGAGTGATTTCGGTGTTTGGGGACTTAGATAATTGGAAAATTAATACTGAGGAATTATATCAAAAGTTTTGTGAGTAGTCAAGGACGAATTTATCTTAAAAATTACTGTAAAATAAATTAGTCTGACTCCTGACTCGAAGCTCCTCAATCAGAGGATAGTTTGTTATGTCGAAATCAGGTATTATCAGTCTTCACAATTCATAATTTTTAGTTTTCATAGTCTAACGAGACTAGTCTTAACTACAGGAATTACACAGCAAATATACCTGTAGGGTTCTACTACCTATAGTTTTTTTTGACTAGTTTTGCCTAAGTCCTAAACTAGTTTCATATTTCCTTAAAACTATCTTCACAACTCCATTGATTATATTGATAATAACTTGATACAAGTTGTCCGGAGCATTTGATAAGATCATTAGAATCAACGTCACTTGATTGTTTTTACAGAAACCTGGAACGGCATAGGAAGCTATAGTTATCAACATTCATTGAGGGGTTTGAGGGAGCTCCTGAATTATATTAGCGCTGTTAGTTATAACCTCTCGTTGCTAGGGAATTGATCAACTACCAATCTAATCAGCCATTAAAGTGAATTTTTGTTTGAACAGTCAGTAGTAACCAAATGTAGTCGAGATAATCTAAAAATGAAAAAAAAACTTGCCAAAATTGTTAATACTGCACTCACCAGTGTTGCTCTGTGTATTGCGATCGCATCTTACGTTTATAAAGCAGAGGCTGCTCCTGTGTTTCTAAATCTTTCCTGGGAAGGAATTAATGGGTTGAGAGTTGAATTGATGTTCAGGTTCGACCAGCAGTTTGTACTGGGATTTTAAGATAAGCTGTTGTGCATTTAAATTGCACAACAGCAAGGCAGAAGGCAGAAGGCAGAAGACAGAAGCGATGCACTTGGGTTTCAGTCATTTTGGTAGCGCCGACGTATTTCCCTAGCTCTGGTTGGCTTTCAGGGGATTTCGAGTCTAGAGCCTTTGAAAGTACCACTTTGAAAGTACCACTAGGAGCAATCGTTACCGAGAATAAACTATAGCGCTGTGCCCAGGGAATAGGAAATAGTTAAAGAAACTGACCCCGGCGTGGGGATATCGCCATCTCCCCATCTACATCTTAGCGTGCTACTTTTATGAATTGGTATTATGAATTGATATTATTTCGGTGGTGCCTTCCAGGGTAAAATAAAATCTACTAATGAGTCAAACAAAATGGTCTAAGCTTTACAAATTAGAAGACTGGTGGTCTGTATGGATTGGTCTGCTGTTATTGGGGACAGTGTTTAGTGGCATCATAACTGTTGTGCCAAAGATGCCCAAATGGAAAGGGATAGATCTATTATCGGCACTCCCCTGGGAATTGCTTCCTAAACTGGCATTGCTCGCCATTGGTTTATGTGCTCTGTTTACCCTTGGCAACCTGGTAATGAAGGGAAAAGAAGGCAGAAACATGATACCAGGCTTTTTGGTTATATTTCTCTTGGCAGTTTTATCCTATATACTGGGGAATTCACAGACCGCTAAAGCAATTAACCTCGGCTATGCTTTCTGGGCATTGTTGATTGGACTAATCATCAGCAATACTATTGGTACACCAAGGTGGATGATGCCAGCGGTGCGTACTGAATATTACATCAAGACTGGCTTAGTGATTCTCGGTGCAGAAATTCTCTTTAACCGAATTGTGGAATTCGGACCCTATGGTTTAGCGATCGCTTGGCTGGTTACGCCGATTGTGATCATATTTATGTATCTGTTTGGTACTCGCTTTCTGAACATGCAGCAGAAATCACTGGTGATGGTAGTCGCCACATCCACATCAGTGTGTGGTGTATCAGCCGCTATTGCAGCAGCAGCAGCTTGTAAGGCTAAGAAAAACGAGTTGACTTTAGCTGTAGGGATGACTCTCATTTTTACTGTTGCCATGATGGTGATCATGCCCTTGTTTGTCAAGGCTGTAGGTATGAATGAATTAGTCAGTGGTGCATGGCTGGGGGGAACCATTGATTCTACTGGCGCAGTTGTCGCTGCTGGTGAAACAGTAGGGGAAATCGCTGGTCAAGCTGCTGCTTTAGTTAAAATGATTCAAAATATGCTGATCGGCGTGATAGCTTTTGCGATCGCTTTATTTTGGGTCTTTTGTGTAGAGCGCGAGCCAAATGCTCCTAAACCACAAATGAGGGAATTATGGGTACGTTTGCCCAAGTTTATCTTAGGGTTTATAGCTGCTTCTCTGTTAGTGTCCTTTGTTTGTATTCCCTTGATGGGGATGGATACAGTTAAAGGGATTCTTAGTCAAACCAAGACCTATCGTGGCTGGCTATTTTGTATCGCATTTTTGTCCATTGGTCTAGACTCGAACTTTCGGGATTTAGGGACACAACTTCAGGGTGGTAAACCCATGA encodes:
- a CDS encoding putative sulfate exporter family transporter, producing the protein MSQTKWSKLYKLEDWWSVWIGLLLLGTVFSGIITVVPKMPKWKGIDLLSALPWELLPKLALLAIGLCALFTLGNLVMKGKEGRNMIPGFLVIFLLAVLSYILGNSQTAKAINLGYAFWALLIGLIISNTIGTPRWMMPAVRTEYYIKTGLVILGAEILFNRIVEFGPYGLAIAWLVTPIVIIFMYLFGTRFLNMQQKSLVMVVATSTSVCGVSAAIAAAAACKAKKNELTLAVGMTLIFTVAMMVIMPLFVKAVGMNELVSGAWLGGTIDSTGAVVAAGETVGEIAGQAAALVKMIQNMLIGVIAFAIALFWVFCVEREPNAPKPQMRELWVRLPKFILGFIAASLLVSFVCIPLMGMDTVKGILSQTKTYRGWLFCIAFLSIGLDSNFRDLGTQLQGGKPMILYLVGQSFNIVLTLAIAWLMLSGIIFPIPELAQ